Proteins from a single region of Nakamurella deserti:
- a CDS encoding LamB/YcsF family protein, whose product MDVDLNSDLGEGYGAWTLGDDEAMLGVVSSANVACGFHAGDPLTLLRTVQAAVERGVVIGAQVGYHDLVGFGRRFVDVEPAALRADVLYQIGALDGLARSVGGRVAYVKPHGALYNAIVHHERQAAAVVSAVAAWPGGLPVLGLPGSRFLTLAAEAGLRVVGEAFADRAYTADGTLVPRDRPGAVLHDPAVVADRVRRMVLDGIVDDIDGRPVAVTAGSVCVHGDTPGAVAMARAVREALAAADVEVVPFAG is encoded by the coding sequence TTGGACGTCGACCTCAACAGCGACCTCGGCGAGGGCTACGGCGCCTGGACGCTGGGCGACGACGAGGCGATGCTCGGCGTGGTCAGCAGCGCCAACGTCGCGTGCGGCTTCCACGCCGGGGATCCACTCACCCTGCTCCGCACGGTGCAGGCCGCGGTCGAACGTGGTGTCGTGATCGGGGCGCAGGTCGGCTACCACGACCTCGTCGGTTTCGGCCGGCGGTTCGTCGACGTGGAGCCGGCGGCGTTGCGGGCCGACGTGCTGTACCAGATCGGCGCCCTGGACGGACTGGCCCGCTCCGTCGGTGGGCGGGTCGCCTACGTCAAACCCCACGGGGCGCTGTACAACGCGATCGTCCACCACGAACGGCAGGCCGCCGCCGTGGTCTCGGCGGTGGCGGCCTGGCCGGGTGGGCTGCCGGTGCTCGGGCTGCCGGGTTCGCGGTTCCTCACACTGGCGGCGGAGGCCGGTCTCCGGGTGGTGGGGGAAGCCTTCGCCGACCGCGCCTACACCGCCGACGGCACGCTGGTGCCGCGGGACCGGCCCGGCGCGGTGCTGCACGACCCGGCGGTGGTCGCCGACCGGGTGCGCCGGATGGTGCTCGACGGGATCGTGGACGACATCGACGGCCGACCGGTCGCCGTCACCGCCGGATCGGTGTGCGTGCACGGTGACACCCCGGGCGCGGTGGCGATGGCGCGGGCGGTACGGGAGGCGCTCGCAGCCGCCGACGTCGAGGTGGTGCCGTTCGCCGGCTGA
- a CDS encoding aldo/keto reductase: protein MTLSTRTLGTGDAALVVSTMGLGCMGMSEFYGDSDDATSTATIRRALDLGVTLLDTADMYGPFVNEELVGRAIAGRRDEVVVATKFGNVRDPENPTARRIDGSPAYVHAACDASLARLGVDHIDLYYQHRVDRSVPIEDTVGAMAELVAAGKVRAIGLSEASATTIRRAATVHPITALQTEYSLWTRHVEDEILPLLRELGTGLVPYAPLGRGMLTGAITTTADLAPDDFRRRNPRFTGDALEHNLSLVAAVRALADQKGVTAGQLALAWVLAQGDDVVPIPGTKRIAYLEENVAAAEVTLSAEELDALTAAIPPSEVRGERYPDLSSIDR, encoded by the coding sequence ATGACTCTCTCCACGCGCACCCTCGGCACCGGCGACGCGGCGCTCGTCGTCTCCACGATGGGCCTCGGCTGCATGGGCATGTCCGAGTTCTACGGCGACTCCGACGACGCCACGTCCACCGCGACCATCCGGCGCGCCCTCGACCTGGGCGTCACCCTGCTCGACACCGCCGACATGTACGGCCCGTTCGTCAACGAGGAACTCGTCGGCCGCGCGATCGCCGGCCGCCGCGACGAGGTCGTCGTGGCCACCAAGTTCGGCAACGTCCGTGATCCCGAGAACCCGACCGCCCGACGTATCGACGGCAGCCCGGCCTACGTGCACGCCGCCTGCGACGCGAGCCTCGCCCGGCTCGGGGTCGACCACATCGACCTGTACTACCAGCACCGGGTCGACAGGTCGGTGCCCATCGAGGACACCGTCGGGGCGATGGCCGAACTCGTCGCGGCCGGCAAGGTCCGGGCGATCGGCCTGTCGGAGGCGTCGGCGACGACCATCCGGCGCGCCGCCACGGTCCACCCGATCACCGCCCTGCAGACCGAGTACTCGCTGTGGACCCGGCACGTCGAGGACGAGATCCTGCCGCTGCTGCGAGAGCTCGGCACCGGGCTGGTCCCGTACGCGCCGCTCGGCCGGGGCATGCTGACCGGCGCGATCACCACCACCGCCGACCTCGCCCCGGACGACTTCCGCCGCCGCAACCCCCGGTTCACCGGCGACGCCCTCGAACACAACCTGTCCCTGGTCGCCGCGGTCCGCGCCCTGGCCGACCAGAAGGGGGTCACCGCCGGGCAGCTCGCGCTGGCGTGGGTGCTCGCTCAGGGCGACGACGTGGTGCCCATCCCCGGCACGAAGCGGATCGCCTACCTGGAGGAGAACGTGGCCGCCGCGGAGGTCACCCTCTCCGCCGAGGAGCTCGACGCACTGACGGCCGCGATCCCGCCGTCGGAGGTGCGCGGCGAGCGCTACCCGGACCTGTCGAGCATCGACCGCTGA
- a CDS encoding NAD(P)/FAD-dependent oxidoreductase: MVGQDRGSARRVVVVGSGFGGYGAARALRRPALDVTLLSATDGMLYAPLLPDVAVGAVDPRSAVVPLTGTLGDVTVVRGRAHHVDLERRVVRFTGPDDADHELGYDRLLLAPGGVTRMLDIPGLADHAIGLKTVTEALWLRDHVLGRVELAAVLPAGPTRTAALTFVVVGAGYAGTELTAQMARLTRRLLAERPGLDPADARWLLVDVAEAVMPELGESLGADALALLRRRGVDVRLGVSIESVTDDAVTLTDGARLDCSTVVWCAGVTANPLIATLGLPTVKGRLVVDADLRVPGHPEVYAIGDAAAVPDLTKPVDDDGHRPLCPPTAQHATRQATAAARNIRADLAGDRVTPYTHHDLGLVVDLGGPDAAATPLGIRLKGRPAKVVTRGYHLLAMPTLRRRARVAADWLLTGSRPDDVSFGVVDREEALIARAEGE; encoded by the coding sequence ATGGTGGGACAGGACCGCGGATCAGCACGGCGGGTGGTCGTCGTCGGATCCGGCTTCGGAGGGTACGGCGCGGCGCGGGCGCTGCGCCGGCCGGCGCTGGACGTCACCCTGCTGTCCGCCACCGACGGGATGCTGTACGCGCCGCTGCTGCCGGACGTGGCGGTCGGTGCCGTGGACCCGCGCTCGGCGGTGGTGCCGCTGACCGGCACCCTCGGCGACGTCACCGTCGTCCGCGGACGGGCCCATCACGTCGACCTCGAGCGCCGCGTCGTGCGCTTCACCGGCCCCGACGACGCCGATCACGAGCTCGGCTACGACCGGCTGCTCCTGGCGCCCGGCGGCGTGACCCGGATGCTCGACATCCCCGGTCTGGCCGACCACGCCATCGGCCTGAAGACCGTCACGGAGGCGCTCTGGCTGCGTGACCACGTCCTCGGCCGGGTCGAGCTGGCGGCGGTGCTCCCGGCCGGACCGACCCGCACCGCCGCGCTGACCTTCGTCGTCGTCGGGGCCGGTTACGCGGGCACCGAGCTCACCGCGCAGATGGCCCGCTTGACCCGCCGGCTGCTCGCCGAGCGGCCCGGCCTGGACCCGGCCGACGCCCGCTGGCTGCTCGTCGACGTCGCGGAGGCCGTGATGCCGGAGCTGGGCGAGAGCCTCGGCGCCGACGCCCTGGCCCTGCTGCGGCGGCGCGGGGTGGACGTGCGGTTGGGCGTCAGCATCGAGTCGGTGACCGACGACGCGGTGACGCTGACCGACGGGGCCCGGCTGGACTGCAGCACCGTCGTCTGGTGTGCCGGGGTGACCGCGAACCCGCTGATCGCCACCCTGGGGCTGCCGACGGTCAAGGGCCGGCTGGTCGTGGACGCCGACCTGCGGGTGCCCGGGCACCCCGAGGTCTACGCCATCGGCGACGCGGCGGCGGTCCCCGACCTGACCAAGCCGGTCGACGACGACGGGCACCGGCCGCTGTGCCCGCCGACCGCGCAGCACGCCACCCGGCAGGCCACCGCGGCGGCACGGAACATCCGCGCGGACCTCGCCGGCGACCGGGTGACGCCGTACACGCACCACGACCTGGGCCTGGTGGTCGACCTCGGCGGGCCGGACGCCGCCGCCACCCCGCTCGGCATCCGGTTGAAGGGCCGGCCGGCCAAGGTCGTCACCCGCGGCTACCACCTGCTGGCGATGCCCACCCTGCGCCGCCGGGCCCGGGTCGCCGCCGACTGGCTGCTCACCGGCTCCCGTCCCGACGACGTCTCCTTCGGTGTGGTGGACCGTGAGGAGGCGCTGATCGCGCGCGCCGAGGGGGAGTGA
- a CDS encoding sugar phosphate isomerase/epimerase family protein, whose translation MSAPVELLATCWTHSGALPLPGAHLSPYDLRTRAEAVARAGYTGIGVTIDDLEASPLPLADFAVLLDDLGLVHREVELLEDWWATGERRRTSDAVRSRLLVAAEVLGARSIKVGPDVVLDDSPLPPPADVARWAAELHTLAGQAADVGSRIALEPLPFSNVADFRLAGELVRAADHPAAGLTVDIWHVERGPSTLADVAALPAGSVFVVELNDAGTPQGHLFDDTIRRRVLPGDGVFDVAGFVRVLADGGFAGPWGVEMLSDAHRSQPLDEALAAAAAGTRAVFATL comes from the coding sequence GTGAGCGCACCGGTCGAGCTGCTCGCGACCTGCTGGACGCACTCCGGGGCGCTGCCGCTGCCCGGCGCCCACCTGAGCCCGTACGACCTGCGGACCCGGGCCGAGGCGGTGGCCCGCGCCGGCTACACCGGGATCGGTGTCACGATCGACGACCTCGAGGCGTCGCCGCTGCCGCTGGCCGATTTCGCCGTGCTGCTGGACGATCTCGGTCTGGTGCACCGCGAGGTCGAGCTGCTGGAGGACTGGTGGGCGACAGGGGAGCGACGCCGGACGTCCGACGCTGTCCGGTCGCGGCTGCTGGTCGCGGCGGAGGTGCTGGGCGCGCGGTCGATCAAGGTCGGCCCGGACGTCGTCCTGGACGACTCGCCGCTGCCGCCGCCGGCCGACGTCGCGCGGTGGGCGGCCGAGCTGCACACCCTGGCCGGTCAGGCCGCCGACGTCGGCAGCCGGATCGCCCTGGAGCCGTTGCCGTTCTCCAACGTGGCCGACTTCCGGCTGGCCGGTGAGCTGGTGCGGGCGGCCGACCACCCGGCGGCCGGGCTGACGGTGGACATCTGGCACGTGGAGCGGGGCCCGTCGACGCTCGCCGACGTGGCCGCGTTGCCGGCGGGATCGGTGTTCGTGGTGGAACTCAACGACGCCGGCACCCCGCAGGGCCACCTGTTCGACGACACCATCCGGCGCCGGGTGCTCCCCGGCGACGGGGTGTTCGACGTGGCCGGTTTCGTTCGGGTGCTCGCCGACGGCGGTTTCGCCGGGCCCTGGGGCGTGGAGATGCTGTCCGACGCACACCGGTCGCAGCCGCTGGACGAGGCGCTGGCGGCGGCCGCGGCCGGCACCCGGGCGGTGTTCGCCACGCTCTGA